A stretch of Aureispira sp. CCB-E DNA encodes these proteins:
- a CDS encoding YwbE family protein: MDGRNRSDIKPGMEVAIVLKKDQVSGVLTEGYVKNILTKSQFHPHGIKVRLDTGEVGRVKEIYGEDDV, encoded by the coding sequence ATGGATGGAAGAAATCGGTCAGATATAAAACCTGGAATGGAAGTGGCTATTGTGCTCAAAAAAGACCAAGTTTCAGGTGTTTTAACGGAGGGCTATGTGAAAAACATTTTGACAAAAAGCCAATTTCACCCTCATGGAATAAAGGTGCGCCTAGATACAGGAGAAGTCGGACGTGTGAAAGAAATTTATGGAGAAGACGATGTTTAA